The Tamandua tetradactyla isolate mTamTet1 chromosome 8, mTamTet1.pri, whole genome shotgun sequence genome includes a window with the following:
- the DGAT2 gene encoding diacylglycerol O-acyltransferase 2 isoform X3, translated as MSAPWEQRLCTGSSILSALQDLFSITWLNRSKVEKQLQIISVLQWVLSFLVLGVACSVILMYTFCTDCWLIAVLYFTWLVFDWNTPKKGGRRSQWVRNWAVWRYFRDYFPIQLVKTHNLLTTRNYIFGYHPHGIMGLGAFCNFSTEATEVSKKFPGIRPYLATLAGNFRMPVLREYLMSGGICPVNRDTIDYLLSKNGSGNAIIIVVGGAAESLSSMPGKNAVTLRNRKGFVKLALRHGADLVPTYSFGENEVYKQVIFEEGSWGRWVQKKFQKYIGFAPCIFHGRGFFSSDTWGLVPYSKPITTVVGEPITIPKLEHPTQQDVDLYHAMYMEALVKLFDKHKTKFGLPETEVLEVN; from the exons ATGTCAGCCCCATGGGAACAGAGACTTT GCACTGGCTCCAGTATCCTCTCGGCCCTCCAGGACCTCTTCTCTATCACCTGGCTCAATAGGTCCAAGGTGGAGAAGCAGCTACAGATTATCTCAGTGCTGCAATGGGTCCTGTCTTTCCTCGTGCTGG GAGTGGCCTGCAGTGTCATCCTCATGTACACATTCTGTACCGACTGCTGGCTCATTGCCGTGCTCTACTTCACCTGGCTGGTGTTTGACTGGAACACACCCAAGAAAG GTGGCAGGAGGTCACAATGGGTCCGAAACTGGGCTGTGTGGCGCTACTTTCGAGACTACTTTCCCATCCAG CTGGTGAAGACACATAACCTGCTGACCACCAGGAACTATATCTTTGGATACCACCCCCATGGCATCATGGGCCTGGGTGCCTTCTGCAACTTCAGCACAGAGGCCACAGAAGTGAGCAAGAAATTCCCCGGCATAAGGCCCTACCTGGCCACTCTGGCTGGCAACTTCCGGATGCCTGTGCTGAGGGAGTACCTGATgtctggag GCATCTGCCCTGTCAACCGGGACACCATAGACTACCTGCTTTCAAAGAACGGGAGCGGCAATGCCATCATCATTGTAGTTGGGGGCGCAGCCGAGTCCCTAAGCTCCATGCCTGGCAAGAATGCGGTTACCCTGCGCAACCGCAAGGGCTTTGTGAAACTGGCCCTGCGCCATGG AGCAGACCTGGTTCCCACATACTCCTTTGGAGAAAATGAGGTGTACAAGCAGGTGATCTTCGAGGAGGGCTCCTggggccgatgggtccagaagaAGTTCCAGAAGTACATTGGCTTTGCCCCGTGCATCTTCCATGGCCGAGGCTTCTTCTCCTCCGACACGTGGGGGCTGGTGCCCTACTCCAAGCCCATCACCACTGTCG TGGGTGAGCCTATCACCATCCCCAAGCTGGAGCACCCGACCCAGCAAGACGTTGACCTGTACCACGCCATGTACATGGAGGCCCTGGTGAAGCTCTTCGACAAGCACAAGACCAAGTTCGGCCTCCCGGAGACCGAGGTCCTGGAGGTGAATTGA
- the DGAT2 gene encoding diacylglycerol O-acyltransferase 2 isoform X2, whose amino-acid sequence MKTLIAAYSGVLRGTGSSILSALQDLFSITWLNRSKVEKQLQIISVLQWVLSFLVLGVACSVILMYTFCTDCWLIAVLYFTWLVFDWNTPKKGGRRSQWVRNWAVWRYFRDYFPIQLVKTHNLLTTRNYIFGYHPHGIMGLGAFCNFSTEATEVSKKFPGIRPYLATLAGNFRMPVLREYLMSGGICPVNRDTIDYLLSKNGSGNAIIIVVGGAAESLSSMPGKNAVTLRNRKGFVKLALRHGADLVPTYSFGENEVYKQVIFEEGSWGRWVQKKFQKYIGFAPCIFHGRGFFSSDTWGLVPYSKPITTVVGEPITIPKLEHPTQQDVDLYHAMYMEALVKLFDKHKTKFGLPETEVLEVN is encoded by the exons ATGAAGACCCTTATCGCCGCCTATTCTGGGGTCCTGCGAG GCACTGGCTCCAGTATCCTCTCGGCCCTCCAGGACCTCTTCTCTATCACCTGGCTCAATAGGTCCAAGGTGGAGAAGCAGCTACAGATTATCTCAGTGCTGCAATGGGTCCTGTCTTTCCTCGTGCTGG GAGTGGCCTGCAGTGTCATCCTCATGTACACATTCTGTACCGACTGCTGGCTCATTGCCGTGCTCTACTTCACCTGGCTGGTGTTTGACTGGAACACACCCAAGAAAG GTGGCAGGAGGTCACAATGGGTCCGAAACTGGGCTGTGTGGCGCTACTTTCGAGACTACTTTCCCATCCAG CTGGTGAAGACACATAACCTGCTGACCACCAGGAACTATATCTTTGGATACCACCCCCATGGCATCATGGGCCTGGGTGCCTTCTGCAACTTCAGCACAGAGGCCACAGAAGTGAGCAAGAAATTCCCCGGCATAAGGCCCTACCTGGCCACTCTGGCTGGCAACTTCCGGATGCCTGTGCTGAGGGAGTACCTGATgtctggag GCATCTGCCCTGTCAACCGGGACACCATAGACTACCTGCTTTCAAAGAACGGGAGCGGCAATGCCATCATCATTGTAGTTGGGGGCGCAGCCGAGTCCCTAAGCTCCATGCCTGGCAAGAATGCGGTTACCCTGCGCAACCGCAAGGGCTTTGTGAAACTGGCCCTGCGCCATGG AGCAGACCTGGTTCCCACATACTCCTTTGGAGAAAATGAGGTGTACAAGCAGGTGATCTTCGAGGAGGGCTCCTggggccgatgggtccagaagaAGTTCCAGAAGTACATTGGCTTTGCCCCGTGCATCTTCCATGGCCGAGGCTTCTTCTCCTCCGACACGTGGGGGCTGGTGCCCTACTCCAAGCCCATCACCACTGTCG TGGGTGAGCCTATCACCATCCCCAAGCTGGAGCACCCGACCCAGCAAGACGTTGACCTGTACCACGCCATGTACATGGAGGCCCTGGTGAAGCTCTTCGACAAGCACAAGACCAAGTTCGGCCTCCCGGAGACCGAGGTCCTGGAGGTGAATTGA
- the DGAT2 gene encoding diacylglycerol O-acyltransferase 2 isoform X1: MIHVTLGKEAQETVEATGTGSSILSALQDLFSITWLNRSKVEKQLQIISVLQWVLSFLVLGVACSVILMYTFCTDCWLIAVLYFTWLVFDWNTPKKGGRRSQWVRNWAVWRYFRDYFPIQLVKTHNLLTTRNYIFGYHPHGIMGLGAFCNFSTEATEVSKKFPGIRPYLATLAGNFRMPVLREYLMSGGICPVNRDTIDYLLSKNGSGNAIIIVVGGAAESLSSMPGKNAVTLRNRKGFVKLALRHGADLVPTYSFGENEVYKQVIFEEGSWGRWVQKKFQKYIGFAPCIFHGRGFFSSDTWGLVPYSKPITTVVGEPITIPKLEHPTQQDVDLYHAMYMEALVKLFDKHKTKFGLPETEVLEVN; the protein is encoded by the exons ATGATCCATGTCACATTAGGGAAGGAAGCACAAGAAACTGTGGAGGCTACAG GCACTGGCTCCAGTATCCTCTCGGCCCTCCAGGACCTCTTCTCTATCACCTGGCTCAATAGGTCCAAGGTGGAGAAGCAGCTACAGATTATCTCAGTGCTGCAATGGGTCCTGTCTTTCCTCGTGCTGG GAGTGGCCTGCAGTGTCATCCTCATGTACACATTCTGTACCGACTGCTGGCTCATTGCCGTGCTCTACTTCACCTGGCTGGTGTTTGACTGGAACACACCCAAGAAAG GTGGCAGGAGGTCACAATGGGTCCGAAACTGGGCTGTGTGGCGCTACTTTCGAGACTACTTTCCCATCCAG CTGGTGAAGACACATAACCTGCTGACCACCAGGAACTATATCTTTGGATACCACCCCCATGGCATCATGGGCCTGGGTGCCTTCTGCAACTTCAGCACAGAGGCCACAGAAGTGAGCAAGAAATTCCCCGGCATAAGGCCCTACCTGGCCACTCTGGCTGGCAACTTCCGGATGCCTGTGCTGAGGGAGTACCTGATgtctggag GCATCTGCCCTGTCAACCGGGACACCATAGACTACCTGCTTTCAAAGAACGGGAGCGGCAATGCCATCATCATTGTAGTTGGGGGCGCAGCCGAGTCCCTAAGCTCCATGCCTGGCAAGAATGCGGTTACCCTGCGCAACCGCAAGGGCTTTGTGAAACTGGCCCTGCGCCATGG AGCAGACCTGGTTCCCACATACTCCTTTGGAGAAAATGAGGTGTACAAGCAGGTGATCTTCGAGGAGGGCTCCTggggccgatgggtccagaagaAGTTCCAGAAGTACATTGGCTTTGCCCCGTGCATCTTCCATGGCCGAGGCTTCTTCTCCTCCGACACGTGGGGGCTGGTGCCCTACTCCAAGCCCATCACCACTGTCG TGGGTGAGCCTATCACCATCCCCAAGCTGGAGCACCCGACCCAGCAAGACGTTGACCTGTACCACGCCATGTACATGGAGGCCCTGGTGAAGCTCTTCGACAAGCACAAGACCAAGTTCGGCCTCCCGGAGACCGAGGTCCTGGAGGTGAATTGA